The Proteiniphilum propionicum genome contains the following window.
CTTTCCCAGGCTTTAAAGAATTTTCAGCCTCTGCATCATTCAGATTCTCAAGCCCTTCTTCCAACAAGGAAATAAGTATATTATATATATCCTTACTATTGTCTGGTTTTGGAGCATTTAATCCCGGGACATTAAATTCTAAATATGGAATATCCCCCCAAAGATCCACCATTACAGAAAAAGTATAGGCTTTAAGAGTTTTTGCAATGCCAGCATAAATGAGGTTCCCTTCCGGTTCTGCATTCTTGATTATTGCATCATAATTTGTCAATACATAAGTATAGAGATAATTCCATGTATTAAATGTATTGTTCGCACCCGGAGTCATTCCATAGTTCTGAACTTCACGTGATACCAAATGATGCACATAGGAAGAAAGGCCTGTCCCGATAAAATTACCTTGACTTAATGCCTGGACCATATAATATTGGCTACCAGAAAGGAGCTGATTCAATTCAGGTGTTGTTGGACTATTGGGACTTTTATTTATATCTAGATAATCTTTGGTACAACTTCCAAGATATAAAACAAAAGACAAGCCTAAAAAAAGCTTCATTATATTTTTCATATTCATAATCATTTTAATGTTCATTGTCAAAATGTTAGTCTAGCATTAAATCCGATTCTTCTTGTAGAAGGTGCACTTTCACGGTCGATTCCTTGCACGTTACCACTACCGAATGCATTGGAACCCGGATCATAATTTGTATATTTAGGGAAACCCGGAGCAAAGTACCAAAGATTTCTAGCTATTACAGATAAATTTAAAGAACCTATAAATGTATTTTGCAACCACTTTTTTGGTAAATCATAGCCTAAGGATATTTCACTTAAGCGAAATACTGTAGCATCAAATGCCTGGAATTCATCCACACTATTTATAGAAAAAGTATTACCTTCTGATGGAGAGAACCATAAATCATTTTCCGAAAGTTGTATTGTGTTTTGTATCTTATTGCCATTTGCGTCAAGAAGCGGTTCTTGAGTGTCAGGATTACCTAAAACACCAGGAAGTATACGGGAACCCAAACGATCTTCCGTATCCTTTGTGACTCCACGCCCTAACATATCGGATGCAGGTCCTGATATCAGTATTCCTCCAACTCTTGCATCAAACATAACATTCAGAGAAATTCCTTTATAAGATAATGTATTGCCAATTCCAACCTTATAGTTAGGATATGGATCGCCCAAATCGCCTAATTCCGGATCCTCTATATATGCCCCACTGTTCGGATTCACAAGGAGATTACCTTCGTCATCACGCGCAATCACAGTACCACGTAAGAAACCATAAGGAAGGCCTGGTTTTAATGTCGGTTGGGGTTCGGAGGTTGAGCCAGTCGATAACGTGATTTGATCAATACCCTCAACTAATGAAACAACTTTACTAATATTCTTCGTATAATTTGCGAATATCTCCCACTTGAAATCCCTCACCCGAACAGGAACAATCCTAACACCTATTTCCACTCCTTTATTATTTAATTCACCGAAATTGGTATAATATATTCTCGAACCAGTGGAAGAAGGCAAACTGAGTGGAGCAATTTGATCGGTTGTGGATCTATCATACCAAGTAAAATCCAAACCTATCCGATTCTCAAGGAACTGAAGCTCAGTTCCAATTTCAAATTCGGTAGTAAACTCAGGTCTTAACTCTGCGTCATATGTTGTGGTTGGCAACAACATTATAGGATTTCCGCCAAATGGAGTATCCTGAAGATACGTACCATTTACATAATAAGGACCTGCATCATTACCTACTCTACCCCAAGCAATACGAACTTTACCAAAATTTAAAATATCTGGATCTATTTCGAAAGCATCGCTAAACACAAAAGAGCCGGTTACTGCTGGATAAAAATAGCTATTATTCTCAACCGGCAATGTCGAAGAGTGGTCATTACGCAGTGTAAGATTCAAAAAAGCGTAATTTTTATATCCTAACAAAGCATCTGCATATATAGCCCACAATCTCCTCTTGGATTTTTCTTCACTTGCAGTTTGCTCCTGTGTGTTTCCAACATTATCTATACCTTTAAATATCATTTTATTACCAATAGCATCAGAGGTATGTATAATCCTTTGGTTAACATTATGCCCTACAGTGACCCTTAAATCAAAATCTTCTTCAAACTTACGTTTAAAAGTAAGATTAAAGTTGGACTCTAATTCCTGAGTAGTATAATTATCGTTGGTAATTTGACCTAATCCTTCGAAATCCTCAGGACCTACAGAACCAATATTAATAACTTGTTTACGATCCATCTCATATTGGTTCCATCCAAACTGATAGCTTGCAGATAACCAATCTGTAAAATCATATGCAGCATTCACAGTGCTGACCGTACGATCCATAACAGTATTAATTGTATTGTATTTCCATGACCATAAGGGGTTATCAACACCTCCAAACGCCATTAGATTACGTCCGTCGGCGGTTTCAAAAGGTAATCCTGCCATGTCTACATTTCGGGGAATCAACATTGCACGGGCAAATGAGCTAACTGATCCACCATAGTTACCCGCACCAAAAAAGGGACCATTTTGCACAGTCCTCGAATAAGTCAGTGTCCCTCCAACTACTAAATTATTATCAAGCTTCTGAGTTCCTCCAATACTAAAAGAAGTACGCTCAAATTCAGAATGAGGGATATACCCATCTTGATCAAGATGCGAAATAGTGGTACTGAAACTACCCTTATTGTTATAACTCATAATATTCACAGAATTATCAAATATCCCCCCTTTTCGAAACAAATCTTTTACATTGTTTGGATATGCCTGATAAGGAATTGTTGTTTCCCAGTCAGGGAATGCAGCTTTGTAATTTGGATACAATGGTATTGTTGCATAACCCTCTGATCCGAATGCAGGTCCCCACGATCCATTAGCATTAGAATATAGGAAATTGGACCCTTGTCCATAACTATTTTGATAATCAGGCAGAGATGCAATTGTTTCTGTTGTGTAGGAAGATGTCAAAGTTACTTCAAATCCTTTTTGAGAAGTTCTTATGCCCTTTCTTCCTGCTTTTGTGGTAATTAGCACAACACCATTAGCAGCACGGCTCCCATATAGAGCTGCAGCTGCAGCACCTTTTAGAACGTTCATACTTTCAATATCATTGGGATCCAATGTCGAAATTCCAGATCCGTATGCACCTGCAGTTGTTAATCTATTCCCAGTTGTTACTTCAGGATTACTGTAAGGAATCCCATCAACTACATACAACGGATCATTATTTCCCAGAAATGAAGAATTTCCTCTGATCAACACTTTAGTTGCACTACCTGCAGTTGCTGAAGAGGCACTTACTTGAACACCTGGAATCTTTCCTTCTAGAGAGCGAAACAAGTCTGGTTCAGCTTTTTGAATCGCATCATCTGGATCTACTACAGATTGTCCATACCCAGTTGCTCGAGGTGGGCGGGTAATACCCATTGCACCGACAACTATCACTTCTTGCAGCAATTCACTATCAGTAATCAAAATAACTCTTACATTTGCACTTACAGGCACTTCTTGTGTTTTATAACCCACATATGAAATTACCAGTGTCCCGTCTGCGGGTGCCGATAAACGGAAGTGTCCGTCAATATCGGTTACCGTTCCCTGTGTAGTTCCCTTAATCTGAATTGTGGCACCTATCACAGGATCTCCGGCTTCATCCACCACTGTCCCTCTCACTTGAGTTTGGGCAGCGACAATCCCTATTCCTATAAAGAACAGGGCCAAAAACATAGTTAGTTTTCTTTTCATAAACTCTACTTTTAAATTAAACACTTTCCTAATATCTTTTTATTATAAACTTTAATTTAATGAATGTGGTTTTAACTTAACATCCCTTGTTTTTCAGCTCTCAGCTGCACACACGTTTTATAATTTATATAATTTCGATTCCAATTAACATTTATATAGAAACTAATCTGTTCACAAATATATGTATATTATTTCAATTACATAATTTTTTCAACT
Protein-coding sequences here:
- a CDS encoding SusC/RagA family TonB-linked outer membrane protein, giving the protein MKRKLTMFLALFFIGIGIVAAQTQVRGTVVDEAGDPVIGATIQIKGTTQGTVTDIDGHFRLSAPADGTLVISYVGYKTQEVPVSANVRVILITDSELLQEVIVVGAMGITRPPRATGYGQSVVDPDDAIQKAEPDLFRSLEGKIPGVQVSASSATAGSATKVLIRGNSSFLGNNDPLYVVDGIPYSNPEVTTGNRLTTAGAYGSGISTLDPNDIESMNVLKGAAAAALYGSRAANGVVLITTKAGRKGIRTSQKGFEVTLTSSYTTETIASLPDYQNSYGQGSNFLYSNANGSWGPAFGSEGYATIPLYPNYKAAFPDWETTIPYQAYPNNVKDLFRKGGIFDNSVNIMSYNNKGSFSTTISHLDQDGYIPHSEFERTSFSIGGTQKLDNNLVVGGTLTYSRTVQNGPFFGAGNYGGSVSSFARAMLIPRNVDMAGLPFETADGRNLMAFGGVDNPLWSWKYNTINTVMDRTVSTVNAAYDFTDWLSASYQFGWNQYEMDRKQVINIGSVGPEDFEGLGQITNDNYTTQELESNFNLTFKRKFEEDFDLRVTVGHNVNQRIIHTSDAIGNKMIFKGIDNVGNTQEQTASEEKSKRRLWAIYADALLGYKNYAFLNLTLRNDHSSTLPVENNSYFYPAVTGSFVFSDAFEIDPDILNFGKVRIAWGRVGNDAGPYYVNGTYLQDTPFGGNPIMLLPTTTYDAELRPEFTTEFEIGTELQFLENRIGLDFTWYDRSTTDQIAPLSLPSSTGSRIYYTNFGELNNKGVEIGVRIVPVRVRDFKWEIFANYTKNISKVVSLVEGIDQITLSTGSTSEPQPTLKPGLPYGFLRGTVIARDDEGNLLVNPNSGAYIEDPELGDLGDPYPNYKVGIGNTLSYKGISLNVMFDARVGGILISGPASDMLGRGVTKDTEDRLGSRILPGVLGNPDTQEPLLDANGNKIQNTIQLSENDLWFSPSEGNTFSINSVDEFQAFDATVFRLSEISLGYDLPKKWLQNTFIGSLNLSVIARNLWYFAPGFPKYTNYDPGSNAFGSGNVQGIDRESAPSTRRIGFNARLTF